In one window of Sus scrofa isolate TJ Tabasco breed Duroc chromosome Y, Sscrofa11.1, whole genome shotgun sequence DNA:
- the LOC100624590 gene encoding ATP-dependent RNA helicase DDX3X isoform X1 codes for MAAACFSPLLSAYNEVGLRHGDSWEFAGLDLNSSDNQSGGGSTASKGRYIPPHLRNREASKGYYDKDSSGWSCSKDKDAYSSFGSRDSRGKPSYFSDRGSGTRGRFDDRGRNDYDGMGSRGDRTGFGKFERSGHSRWCDKSDEDDWSKPLPPSERLEQELFSGGNTGINFEKYDDIPVEATGNNCPRHIESFSDVEMGEIIMGNIELTRYTRPTPVQKHAIPIIKEKRDLMACAQTGSGKTAAFLLPILSQIYTDGPGEALKAVKENGRYGRRKQYPISLVLAPTRELAVQIYEEARKFSYRSRVRPCVVYGGADIGQQIRDLERGCHLLVATPGRLVDMMERGKIGLDFCKYLVLDEADRMLDMGFEPQIRRIVEQDTMPPKGVRHTMMFSATFPKEIQMLARDFLDEYIFLAVGRVGSTSENITQKVVWVEESDKRSFLLDLLNATGKDSLTLVFVETKKGADSLEDFLYHEGYACTSIHGDRSQRDREEALHQFRSGKSPILVATAVAARGLDISNVKHVINFDLPSDIEEYVHRIGRTGRVGNLGLATSFFNERNINITKDLLDLLVEAKQEVPSWLENMAYEHHYKGSSRGRSKRFSGGFGARDYRQSSSSGSSTFSSSRAGSSRSGGGGHSSSRGFSGGGYGSFYNSDGYGGNYNSQGVDWWGN; via the exons ATGGCCGCCGCTTGCTTCTCTCCACTCCTGTCTGCGTATAATGAAGTTGGACTTAGGCACGGAGACTCCTGGGAG tTTGCTGGTCTAGACCTGAACTCCTCTGATAATCAGAGTGGAGGAGGAAGTACAGCAAGCA AAGGTCGATATATACCTCCCCACTTAAGGAACAGAGAAGCGTCTAAAG gataTTATGATAAAGACAGTTCAGGATGGAGTTGTAGTAAAGATAAGGACGCCTATAGCAGTTTTGGGTCTCGAGATTCAAGAGGAAAACCCAGTTACTTCAGTGATCGAGGAAGTGGAACAAGGGGAAG GTTTGACGATCGTGGACGGAATGATTATGATGGTATGGGCAGTCGTGGTGACAGAACTGGCTTTGGCAAATTTGAACGCAGTGGACACAGTCGTTGGTGTGACAAGTCAGATGAAGATGACTGGTCAAAACCACTTCCACCAAGTGAACGCTTGGAGCA GGAACTGTTTTCTGGAGGAAACACTGGAATTAACTTTGAGAAATATGATGATATACCAGTAGAGGCAACTGGCAATAACTGTCCTCGACATATTGAAAGT TTCAGCGATGTTGAGATGGGAGAAATTATCATGGGGAACATTGAGCTTACTCGTTATACTCGTCCTACTCCAGTGCAGAAACATGCCATTCCtattatcaaagaaaaaagagatttgaTGGCTTGTGCCCAAACAG GGTCTGGAAAAACTGCAGCATTTCTTTTGCCAATTTTGAGTCAGATTTATACAGATGGTCCAGGCGAGGCTTTGAAGGCTGTGAag GAGAATGGAAGGTATGGACGCCGTAAACAATACCCAATTTCCTTGGTTTTAGCTCCAACAAGAGAATTGGCTGTACAGATCTATGAGGAAGccagaaaa TTTTCATACCGGTCTCGAGTTCGTCCTTGTGTGGTATATGGTGGTGCTGATATTGGTCAGCAGATTCGAGACTTAGAACGTGGATGTCACTTGTTAGTTGCCACTCCAGGACGCCTGGTGGATATGATGGAAAGAGGAAAGATTGGGTTAGATTTTTGCAA ATACTTAGTGTTGGATGAAGCTGATAGAATGTTGGATATGGGGTTTGAACCTCAAATACGTCGTATAGTTGAACAAGATACTATGCCACCAAAGGGTGTTCGCCATACCATGATGTTTAGTGCTACTTTTCCCAAGGAAATTCAG aTGCTTGCTCGTGATTTCTTGGATGAATATATCTTTCTGGCTGTAGGTAGAGTTGGCTCTACCTCTGAGAACATCACACAGAAAGTAGTTTGGGTAGAAGAGTCAGACAAAAGGTCATTTCTGCTTGACCTCCTAAATGCAACAG GGAAGGATTCACTGACTTTAGTTTTTGTGGAGACCAAAAAGGGTGCCGATTCTTTGGAGGACTTCTTATACCATGAAGGATATGCTTGTACCAGTATTCATGGAGACCGATCACAGAGAGATAGAGAGGAAGCCCTTCACCAGTTCCGCTCAGGAAAAAGCCCAATTCTAGTGGCTACtgct gtGGCAGCAAGAGGACTAGACATTTCAAATGTGAAACATGTTATCAATTTTGATTTGCCAAGTGATATTGAGGAATATGTACATCGGATTGGCCGTACAGGACGTGTAGGAAACCTTG GCCTTGCCACCtcatttttcaatgaaagaaatataaatatcacaAAGGATTTATTGGATCTTCTTGTTGAAGCTAAACAGGAAGTACCATCTTGGTTAGAAAATATGGCATATGAACATCATTATAAGGGTAGCAGTCGTGGGCGTTCTAAAAG ATTCAGTGGAGGATTTGGTGCCCGAGACTATCGACAAAGTAGTAGTTCTGGAAGTTCGACCTTTAGTAGTAGTCGTGCAGGCAGCAGTCGCAGTGGTGGAGgtggtcacagcagcagcagaggatTTAGTGGAG GTGGCTATGGAAGCTTCTACAATAGTGATGGATATGGAGGAAATTATAACTCCCAAGGGGTTGACTGGTGGGGCAACTGA
- the LOC100624590 gene encoding ATP-dependent RNA helicase DDX3X isoform X2, translating to MSHVVVENALGLDQQFAGLDLNSSDNQSGGGSTASKGRYIPPHLRNREASKGYYDKDSSGWSCSKDKDAYSSFGSRDSRGKPSYFSDRGSGTRGRFDDRGRNDYDGMGSRGDRTGFGKFERSGHSRWCDKSDEDDWSKPLPPSERLEQELFSGGNTGINFEKYDDIPVEATGNNCPRHIESFSDVEMGEIIMGNIELTRYTRPTPVQKHAIPIIKEKRDLMACAQTGSGKTAAFLLPILSQIYTDGPGEALKAVKENGRYGRRKQYPISLVLAPTRELAVQIYEEARKFSYRSRVRPCVVYGGADIGQQIRDLERGCHLLVATPGRLVDMMERGKIGLDFCKYLVLDEADRMLDMGFEPQIRRIVEQDTMPPKGVRHTMMFSATFPKEIQMLARDFLDEYIFLAVGRVGSTSENITQKVVWVEESDKRSFLLDLLNATGKDSLTLVFVETKKGADSLEDFLYHEGYACTSIHGDRSQRDREEALHQFRSGKSPILVATAVAARGLDISNVKHVINFDLPSDIEEYVHRIGRTGRVGNLGLATSFFNERNINITKDLLDLLVEAKQEVPSWLENMAYEHHYKGSSRGRSKRFSGGFGARDYRQSSSSGSSTFSSSRAGSSRSGGGGHSSSRGFSGGGYGSFYNSDGYGGNYNSQGVDWWGN from the exons ATGAGTCATGTGGTGGTGGAAAATGCGCTTGGTCTGGACCAGCAG tTTGCTGGTCTAGACCTGAACTCCTCTGATAATCAGAGTGGAGGAGGAAGTACAGCAAGCA AAGGTCGATATATACCTCCCCACTTAAGGAACAGAGAAGCGTCTAAAG gataTTATGATAAAGACAGTTCAGGATGGAGTTGTAGTAAAGATAAGGACGCCTATAGCAGTTTTGGGTCTCGAGATTCAAGAGGAAAACCCAGTTACTTCAGTGATCGAGGAAGTGGAACAAGGGGAAG GTTTGACGATCGTGGACGGAATGATTATGATGGTATGGGCAGTCGTGGTGACAGAACTGGCTTTGGCAAATTTGAACGCAGTGGACACAGTCGTTGGTGTGACAAGTCAGATGAAGATGACTGGTCAAAACCACTTCCACCAAGTGAACGCTTGGAGCA GGAACTGTTTTCTGGAGGAAACACTGGAATTAACTTTGAGAAATATGATGATATACCAGTAGAGGCAACTGGCAATAACTGTCCTCGACATATTGAAAGT TTCAGCGATGTTGAGATGGGAGAAATTATCATGGGGAACATTGAGCTTACTCGTTATACTCGTCCTACTCCAGTGCAGAAACATGCCATTCCtattatcaaagaaaaaagagatttgaTGGCTTGTGCCCAAACAG GGTCTGGAAAAACTGCAGCATTTCTTTTGCCAATTTTGAGTCAGATTTATACAGATGGTCCAGGCGAGGCTTTGAAGGCTGTGAag GAGAATGGAAGGTATGGACGCCGTAAACAATACCCAATTTCCTTGGTTTTAGCTCCAACAAGAGAATTGGCTGTACAGATCTATGAGGAAGccagaaaa TTTTCATACCGGTCTCGAGTTCGTCCTTGTGTGGTATATGGTGGTGCTGATATTGGTCAGCAGATTCGAGACTTAGAACGTGGATGTCACTTGTTAGTTGCCACTCCAGGACGCCTGGTGGATATGATGGAAAGAGGAAAGATTGGGTTAGATTTTTGCAA ATACTTAGTGTTGGATGAAGCTGATAGAATGTTGGATATGGGGTTTGAACCTCAAATACGTCGTATAGTTGAACAAGATACTATGCCACCAAAGGGTGTTCGCCATACCATGATGTTTAGTGCTACTTTTCCCAAGGAAATTCAG aTGCTTGCTCGTGATTTCTTGGATGAATATATCTTTCTGGCTGTAGGTAGAGTTGGCTCTACCTCTGAGAACATCACACAGAAAGTAGTTTGGGTAGAAGAGTCAGACAAAAGGTCATTTCTGCTTGACCTCCTAAATGCAACAG GGAAGGATTCACTGACTTTAGTTTTTGTGGAGACCAAAAAGGGTGCCGATTCTTTGGAGGACTTCTTATACCATGAAGGATATGCTTGTACCAGTATTCATGGAGACCGATCACAGAGAGATAGAGAGGAAGCCCTTCACCAGTTCCGCTCAGGAAAAAGCCCAATTCTAGTGGCTACtgct gtGGCAGCAAGAGGACTAGACATTTCAAATGTGAAACATGTTATCAATTTTGATTTGCCAAGTGATATTGAGGAATATGTACATCGGATTGGCCGTACAGGACGTGTAGGAAACCTTG GCCTTGCCACCtcatttttcaatgaaagaaatataaatatcacaAAGGATTTATTGGATCTTCTTGTTGAAGCTAAACAGGAAGTACCATCTTGGTTAGAAAATATGGCATATGAACATCATTATAAGGGTAGCAGTCGTGGGCGTTCTAAAAG ATTCAGTGGAGGATTTGGTGCCCGAGACTATCGACAAAGTAGTAGTTCTGGAAGTTCGACCTTTAGTAGTAGTCGTGCAGGCAGCAGTCGCAGTGGTGGAGgtggtcacagcagcagcagaggatTTAGTGGAG GTGGCTATGGAAGCTTCTACAATAGTGATGGATATGGAGGAAATTATAACTCCCAAGGGGTTGACTGGTGGGGCAACTGA